One Scyliorhinus torazame isolate Kashiwa2021f chromosome 17, sScyTor2.1, whole genome shotgun sequence genomic window, AGAGCAGACCGAAGGGGTAGAGACATCCTGGAGAATTTCATCTCATGAAAACAATGACGAACAGGAACAGACCCACTGCTCCATCACTCGTCTCCCATGCAGCTGTGGTTTGTGTGCACAATATTCACCAGAGTCACCAGAACTACACCGAAACCTAGTGATCTCCCAAGAGATGCAAAATATCAGATCAAAACCCAGGCCAATTTTGGGGGGAAAAAGCCTGGAAAATTGCTCTCTGACCCTTCTCCGGAAACACCCCTTCTGctaccccccatctctcccccatgaccccactccaccgcccgccccgccccccgccgcCCCACCTATTCCAGCAATCAAAACTAGTCTAAAATACCACTCTTGCCTTAGTTCAATGCAGTACCTAAGCTCAAACGATTGGATTCCCTGGACAGAAAAAACTGACAAATTTAACCACTCAAGAATTAGTGAATTTTGATTGGCTgggaagtaatttaaaaaaaattctaaacCTGATTCCAATTCTGTTTTTAATGGGCGAGAGAAATGGGGCCGGTGGACGTGCATTCCTCTCTCAGGGGGCAGACTGTCATTGAAATCTTTTAAAGGGTTTTATTTTTGACGAATGTTAACTGGGTTTCTGGATCTCGGGAAACCTGATGGGTGAAAAGAGGTGTCGAGGGCCGGATCCATAAGGTCGAAGTGACTTTACAGCACTCCTTGTGGGTCTGGAGGAGCAGGAGTGTTTTCTCAAGGCCCAACAAGCAAGCAACTTCACAGAAACCACGTCATTCCCTCATCTACCCCAACCCCCAACGCTTACAACCTCTGCCCCCTCCATGATCTCCCCTCCCCGATCTTCTCCTCCCTCCCTTATGGTTGCTCCTGGCCCCAGTGAAGCATTGGGTAATATTCCACTAATTGTAACCTGATTGTTGGCACTGGCTCAATGGACGAACTCCCTTGTTCCTGGCCATCAGTTTTGAATAATGGCAGCAAATCATTTGAGTGATGATTGATAAACACAAGCAGTCAGGATATTTTTTTTCTCGCATCTCAATTGGCACTTCACCATCTCCCCTTTATTTCACCTGCCCTCTACTCATCCAGCCCACTGAAGGTGCTGTTTCGGGTTCAGGAGGGGCCAGTGACATCTTCAAAGTGTCACCGTTTCCCACAGCCTTGTGAAGAATGAGGGGCTGAAATATCTTAGCCATGGCCAGCAATGTAAGTGCGGTGAGGCGCATGTCAGTGATCTCCTCTCCAGCGGTTAAGGGAAAATAGCTCCATGGCAGTGTCAGACTGTTACATCACAAGGATCACTCTCATGCCCATTAGGGCAAAAGAAATCTGCTGTGTTTACCCAGCCTAGCGTCACAGCAGTCCAATAAGAATGTGTGAAAAAACGTGAAAGTTGTCCTTTTGAGAgagaggtgatttaacctgaggactgtCACACCTCAGGGAAGGGACAAGGTTGAAAAGGCAGGTCCTTCATGGATAAACTAGGCCGCTACAGGAAATGACCCGGTGCTGCTGGCTGATGTgtggggtgttctggatccgtggaacacatacaggtcaccaacacttgaaatagtgcaacactattttattgaatcattaactgtttaacatactctcactgtgggttaacacgatactagctttaactaaagaccttctttgccttgtccacacacacacgcacacacacgcgcgcacgcacgcaccccccccccctttgggagGGGCGAATCTTTGGAGAGGCTGATATGTGCAATACTATTGGGTCCATAGGAGAAGTCAATAAAAGAGTATTTTACGTGGACATGTTCATCAATCAGTCCTTTCCAGAACTACAAAATGATCAAAGTGGAGTTTTTGATGAACTGAAGGGAGATGATGTGACAACGCCTGTCCAGCCTCAGCACTGCCTGTTTATGAAGCAGGGACATCTGAATGAGGCAAGAATCCTCTCCCATTTCCCCAAACCTTTGAATTTAATCTGAACAGTTTTGCACATTTTTTTCCTTTAGATTTGACAGATTCCTCTGATCAGCCCATAACTCTGTGCATATCTGCTGGATATACATTTTCAATGTCTGACAATGAAACTAAAGCTATGGCCCGAATACATTTCTCTGACTTAACACTGTTATTTTCACACCTACCCCCAATTCTGATTTATTATCCAGCTGACCATAAAACCTTCCTTTTCCTGGAGTGCATTCATGAGGGTTAGCAAAGTGAATTAAAGAGCGATGTAAGTACCACACAGAGAAGGAGGAGTCAGCGTAACCCCCAAAAATAGCTCTCAGTGACGGAGGTCAAATCGTAACAGCTAAAACAGACCAATatttatcatcatagaatccctacagtgcagaaggaggccatttggcccatcgagtctgcaccggcccttcgaaggaacaccctaactaggcccacttccccaccctattcctgcaaccccaccctaaggggaaatttagtacgactagtccacctaacctgcacatctttggaatgtgggaggaaaccggagcacccggaggaaacccccgcagacacggggtgaatgtacaAAGTCTATAtagacacccaaggccggatttgaacccgggtcgctggcactctgaggcagcagtgctaaccactgtgccgcccttctctGGGTTTATTGAAAGATCCTTAGGAATCCCTGGCTGCATGCAGATAGCAACAAGATCCACTGTGTTTTGAAATAAATAAGTGCGTTCTGAGGTGGTTCACACCATTATTTTCTAAAGGTGTTTTCTGGGGTATAATTCCCCAATGGATTGTACCTATAACCAGCATCTTGCACTTGGTCCAAATGGCCGCTTTTCATGTGTGGCACTAAATATTGGGTGTAGAAACCTATTGTTAAGAGGGGATATCACAGCTAAACATTACCCTGACCTCGTGACAACCTCTCGTGCATTGCACAAAGGGAGTTAGTAGGAAATGTTGAGCAGTTGATTGTTATTTTTCCTGCGAGACCAAGGGACATTGTAGCAAATTTTAATACATTTAACGCCACCTATGAATAGTCAACAGATGTTTCCTTTAGTTTTTATTAAGTAGATATATGATATTAGTTAATTGGTAGCGTTAGATTTAATTCTCTGTGGACAATGTGGTgaagtgagtgacagtgtaacatGGCAATGGACGCTGTTGAATATTCGCTCCTGAAATGTAGCTTTACTTCAGgtgaaaagaaaaaaaacaacttgcatttatacagcatttcCACGTCCATGGGACGTCCCAAGTGCTTCACAGCCGATgacgtacttttgaagtgcagtcactgatgTAATGTAGGATACACAGCAGCCAACTTATATGCTACAAGTTCTCACAAACagcgatgtgataatgaccaggtgttCAGCTTTTGTGATGTTTATCGAAGGATAAATATTGTCCTGGGCACTGGGGATAACTCCTCTGCTCTCCTTGCAGATAGAGCCACGGGATATTTTATGTTCACTTGAGAAAGCAGGCAGGGCTTCAGGTTTTGATCCAAAAGGAATGACCCCTGACAATCCCTCAGAGAGCTTTGAGTTTTTGCATTCAAATTCTGTAGTGAGGATGGGAAGGATAATATTTCCCAGCTTCTCTATTATTGGTAACAAGTTGTGGATGAGGACAGTTAGGAATTTCCTTTATTCCTTCAGCAGATGGGGGCGGTACTGGTAAGGCCGGCACTTGTTGCGCATCCCTGTTGCCGTTGACCTGAGGGCCAGTTAAGGGTGAACCAcattggagccacatgtaggccaggccaggtaagggtgacagatttccttccctcgaccacattagtgaaccagatggtttttaaaaaacaacaatcaataatgggtttctggtcatcattagacttttaatttcagatttctttttattgaattcaaatttccccatctgctgtggtgggatttgaaactgggtcaccagagcattgccctgggtctctagattactagtccagtgacaataccacgacgtcACCACCTCTCCTTTGGGGTCAACTTCATTGAAAACTCTTAGGAGAGCATTGTAGCCCATTCATAATGGAATCATATCTCACTTACCTTTGATCTTGTTAGCATGAAGGTACAGGTTTTCCAGGTTCTCGTTGACAGGAGGAATCTTCTGCAGTTTATTATGTGAGAGATCCAACTCAATTAAACTGGACACATTAAATGTGTTTAAAGGTATCCCGTTATCTGTCAGTTCATTATTTGACATCCTTGCATACTGAAGTTTAGGAAATTGCTTGAAGTACTCATTGGGAATGACACTGATGTGATTGAAGTCCAGGTAAAGCTGGTGGAGTGAGTTTGGAAGTGCATCAGGAAGCTTCTTCAGATGGTTGTTGCTGAGGTCCAAGAAGGATAAAGACTTTAAAACTTTGAGGGACCCTCCAATATCTTCCAGCTGATTGTCATTCAGCAGTAGCATTGTTAAGTTGTCGAGCCCTTCCAATGCATTGGGTGGAACCTTTGAAATCATGTTCCCCGCAACTCTCAGTTCCCTCAGCGACTTTGGCAAGGGGAAAGGAATTGTGCTCAGGTTGTTATGGTCTAAGTATACTCGCTCCAGGTTTGTCAGCTTGGAGAATACATCGGTGCCTATCTTTTCATTGGAGATTTTATTCCCATGGAGGACGACCCAGACCAGGTGGGTGGCATTGTCAAACACTCCTTCTGGAACACCATCAATCTGATTGTTCTGCAGGTAAACGTACTTCATCCGGGCTGGCACCTTGGGGATATATTTGAACCTGCGAGTGTCACAGTACATAGCCTTGGGAAAGATCCGTGGACACGTGCACTCAGCAGGGCAATCGGTTGGCAATGGAGGTTCCAGCTCCGTCTCAAAATAGCGATTACTGTATGATCGAGAATATCCCATAATACGCGAAAGCCAATTGAAATATCCATAAGTGTACTGACAGGCACCTCCCCCAAACAGGGCCACAAATACCAGCATGTGGGTCAGCTTCATCCTGGGGAATTAAAATGGACGGAGTTAATTTTGGCACCTTGTTACTCTGTGGATACATTAAGATTAAATCGGAGCAAGACTGTGACTTTACAATTGGCTTTACTTAGCATGGGCATTGAGTTAAAGGAATTGTTGGTAAATATTAATAATGATTTACAAGCACTGACTATAAACATATATTTTTCATACATTGGTCCAATCATACGTCTTTACAACACTGAGAGGGAAGGGGGGACTATCAGGTCCCCTagaagtgtggtttctggggccccagggtaccccactgtctctttgcggaggaagtgttttatttgaaggtgtctcatttcctgtccttttgctaaccTCCACTTCCTCGTTAGTTCatccagtgtcaccagtctgtgccctatgtagaagtccccgaccgtcaatgtgcccctgtctcgcctccatcttttgaaggtgatatctagcatggctggggggaatctgtgattgccgcagatgggggccattttagttatcccgaagtgttgtctgagctgggtccatgttctcagcgtgtccGCTAACACTGGGCTtgcgtatcttgttgagggggatgggagtgctactgtagccagggcccggagggtcgttcctttacaggatgcctcctccatttgtacccagtctgtgtcgggttcttgtacccatctcctcactcttctgccgttgctgcccagtggtagtactgtaggtttggtaaggccaagccccttttgattttccttctttgcagtgtctgttttgggattctcgggttcttacaccccccccccccccaccccccccacacacacacacaaacaccatgattagactgtctacgttttggagaaaggccttggggatgacgatcggaatggatctaaacattaagaggaatcttggcagtacattcccgccagggagagtgggagtgagccccacctttgaaggtctcttcttacttcctccaccaggctggtcaggttccacttgtggatctgtgtccagtctctggctatctggatccccaggtagcggaacctgttctgggctgttttgaacaggagcccctccagctctctccctcccccatttgggttcactgggaatgcctcgcttttgcccaggttacgtttgtagcccgagaaggttccaaactctttcagtatttgcagtattgccttcagtccctcctgtggcttcgagacatagaggagcaggtcatctgcatagagtgagactctgtgctctctgtctcctctccggattcccttccagctttttgcgtcccgcagggctatcgccaggggttcaatggctagcgcgaacaagagtggggacagggggcagccctgtcttgttcctctctgcagctggaagtatttagagctggtggtgttagttcggacgctcgctttgggagcgttgtacaagagcccAAACCGTACCAGTACCTCgacgaggtatttccattcgactctgtcgaaggccttttctgcgtccagggagacgatcacctctggtgttctcttcccagagggggtcattattacgtccagcagccgcctgatgttcgctgtgagctgcctccccttgacaaagccggtttggtcctctgcgaccacctctggtacacagccctccagccttttggccaggacctttgcgagtattttcgcatccacgttcagcagtgaaatgggtctgtatgatccacattccgtcaggtctttatcttttttggatattagtgagattgtggcctgcgctagagttggggccagtgagtccgcgaacatgtcccttaggtgtggggccaggactggtgcaaatgttttgtagaagtctgccgggaacccatcgggacccagtgccttccccgcctgcatggagctgatgctctccatgatttctcccaggtctattggtgcttccagctccacccgtctgtcttcccccacaactggtagttccagtctgtctaggaacagtttcatccccttggggggctcggaggtgtacagtccccggtagaaggtctcgaatgcccgattgacgtcctttggttctgttaccagtctgcctctgctgtcctttacctgtgctatttccctcgtggctgcctgctttctcagctggtgagccaataggcggccagccttgtctccgtgttcatagaaggtccccagtgtctgacggagttggtacactgctgtcctagtggatagcaggttaaagtccatttgcagctttttcctctccgccagcagccctacggtcggggcctcggagtattttctgtcgacttccaggatggagtccaccagttgttgcctggccaccctctcttccctatcactgcttgccttgtaggctatgatctctcctctaatcac contains:
- the fmoda gene encoding fibromodulin a encodes the protein MKLTHMLVFVALFGGGACQYTYGYFNWLSRIMGYSRSYSNRYFETELEPPLPTDCPAECTCPRIFPKAMYCDTRRFKYIPKVPARMKYVYLQNNQIDGVPEGVFDNATHLVWVVLHGNKISNEKIGTDVFSKLTNLERVYLDHNNLSTIPFPLPKSLRELRVAGNMISKVPPNALEGLDNLTMLLLNDNQLEDIGGSLKVLKSLSFLDLSNNHLKKLPDALPNSLHQLYLDFNHISVIPNEYFKQFPKLQYARMSNNELTDNGIPLNTFNVSSLIELDLSHNKLQKIPPVNENLENLYLHANKIKEFTVDSFCKTMGWMSFSKIQVIRLDGNSIRQDNIPPEMHQCLRRARIINI